The genomic stretch AAACCCATTATCTTCACCTTTTATGGGCACTAAAAGATCGTTTAATTGAAGAAATACCTCATCCATACGCATTAACCCTCAATTTAAATTCTGCTGCTGATTTTTCAAATCGAAGTAATTGATTAAGATCTGCTATTATTTTTTTGTGCCATATGCAGTGTTCAAAAATAGCTACGGAGTCCTGATAGCTTAAATTTATTTGATCTGCTAACTCTGAAATTAAGTCACTAAGCGATATATCATCATGATCCTTAATTAAGGATTCAAAACTGCTCAGCCAACGTGGCAGCAATATAGTTAATTTCAAATCGATTGAGTAAAAAGAAAAAAGCTGTTCTAAATTTTGAGAGAATATTGTTTTTATATCTTCACTCATGATCAGGTGCCACTTAACGCCTTGGGATTCCCAAAATACTTGTTCTATTTTTAGTTTGATCTCTAGGTTAGCTTTCTGCCTTTTTGTTAGTTTTTTATAAGCCTCAGAATCTTTAATTGAATAAACAATTTTGTTACCTATAATCGATCTACAGTAAAAATCACTAGTCATAACGACTTGCACATTCGCGGTATACGGATAGGTGGGATGACGAACACCAAGTTGCTTTGCTATAGCGGCGGAACGCTCAAGAGACAATAGAGGGTATTGCTCTTTAATCCATAATAATTCTCCTGAAAATCTTAATCGATAGAAAAAGTGACGTTCATTTGTTGAAAGTAGATCTCTATCCTGCCCTGGTTCAGCAAAATCAGGTGTTCGAGACTTAGAACCTGAGGACTTCATGTCTTGGCTTTTAATGAAAGACACCCAGTGAGGACTGCGCTGATTCTCTAATTTCCAAATTTCAATCCATCTGTCTCTCAATGCATGAGTAATATCAACTCTTCTCTTCATTAAAAACTCCAAAAGAGACTTCCTTGTCATTCATTTCATCTTTAATTTACTGATGATTTTTCATGTTTAATACTATTAAGCATGGTTAAACAAATAGGTTCCGTCAAGAATAGCGCTAACCTTAAGCTTTTGAATATATTAACATTATAGTAAAACACTCATAAGTGTAGACTTAACCATTTGATAAATAAGCCGATTAACTTTTATTTTCCACACCTAAAAGACAGGGCTTAATAGCATTACTGGGCACTCGTAAAAATAAATTCAATGTGAAAAAGGGGAAGCTATAGACAAGGAAAACATAGTAGATCAGCACGAATACACTGTACTGGATATTCTAACAAAGTGGATACTTGGACAGCATCAATGGTCACTTCTAGCTTGGACAGTTTTCAAAGTGAGAGACGAGAAGAACTCAAGGGGCTATTTTCAGGTGATGGTATAACTCATCTACAATTCTGCAAGATAACTACAGAACCGAACATTCAATATTTCCTAGGTTTCACCTTCAGTAACCACATGAATTTAATTGTAATTAATACCATTACCTAATATTATTAACTTATTGTATTTATAATAAAAATTTTTTCGATTCACCCCTCACTAAAACTGAATCATCTACAGTGCCCCCCCTTACTTAAGCACACAAAATATAAATAAGCGGATTAAGAATAACATTATGGCAAAAATTAAATTACTTTCAGACAGTAAAAAATTAGCGAATAAGCATGTGATTTTTGTTCATGGTTTAGGCGGTGATTCAGATAAAACATGGTTAAGCCGTAGTGCTCAAAAAGAAGCTTGGCCTTTATGGTTAATTGAAGATAACGAAGAACTTAATATTTGGTCAATTGGGTATTCCGCACCAAAACTTAAGCTTACCGATGGAGGGATGGGCTTAATCGATCTTGCTAGTAATATTTTTGAACGAATTATCGTGACCAAAGAACTACTTGAAGGTGAGTTAATCTTTATTTGTCACAGCCTAGGTGGGTTGATAGTTAAACAAATAGTAAGAATTGCAAATGAACAGGTTAAAAATAATCTTGCTCAAGAATTTATAGGTCGAGTGTCCGGCATCGCATTTTTAGCTACTCCGCATTTGGGTTCAGATATTGCTTTAATGGCGAATCAGCCTATATCTAGCTTACTAATACGAGGATTTACAACGTTAGGGCCATCAGCAGCGACAGCATCATTAAGTCGCAACGACCCTAATCTGAGAGCATTGAATACTTGGTATCGAGAATGGAGTCACCATTCTAATATTAGACATTTAGTCCTTATCGAAACTAAAAAATTATATGGCATTCTCAAAGTTGTAAAACCGGACAGTGCAGACCCTGGTTTCGTAGGTACTCGCCCTGTTCCAATAAAAGCGGACCATGAACAAATCTGTAAACCAATAGACAAAGATGATGATGTTTATGTTCACGTAAGTAATTTCATAGCTCAAAAAAAAAGAGCTAATCATGAAGTTTGGCTAACATCAAAATTTACTAGTGACGTCAACTCATGGGAAGGATACGCCAATTGGGCAAAATGTCCTCTCGGAGTATCAGAAGAATATCTAGTAGACGACAAAGTACGGTTAATTGACTCATCATCAAAAAATAGTGAAGGTTTAAACGGCTTAGAAGGTCTGAATGCTTTACGTAAAAAATTATTAGTTAGTAACTCATCGATAAGACTGGTTGGTTTGTCTGGAGTAGGTAAAACTAGATTCGCGCAAGCATTATTCGATGATCGCATAGGTGAGAACCCAATACCGATTGAAAGTGTCTTTTATACAGATATGGCTAACGGGCCTTCACCAGCACCTAGAGAACTGGTCGAAAAACTAGTATCTGAAGGTAAAAAAGCTCAAATAGTTGTCGATAATTGCCCTCCTGAATTACACCGAGTATTAACATCCGCAAGTACTGCTGATGGTAGTAAAGTAAGCCTATTAACAATCGAGTATGACATTAGAGAAGATCAACCTGAACAAACAGAAGTATACTCTCTCGAACCATCATCAATAGATCTAATAGAAAAAATAATCAACGCTAGATATAATTATTTAGGGCAACAAAACTCAAGAACTATCAGTGAATTCTCTGGCGGTAACTCAAGAATAGCAATAGCCTTAGCCGAAACGATTGACAAAGACGAAAACATTTCTAGCTTAAAAGATGAAGAGCTTTTCAAAAGGTTATTTCACCAGCGTCACGACAAAGAGAAGTCACTTGAAAAAACAGCTCAGGTTTTATCGTTAGTCTATTCTTTTCAGATTAACAGCGATAAGATCTATAGTGATGATATAACTTTCATGAGTAATTTATTTGAAATCTCACCAAAAGAGATATATCAGGCTGCTATAGAACTAAAACGACGAAACCTAGTGCAACAGCGCAGTATATGGATGGCAGTATTACCTCACCCCATAGCTAATAAACTAGCTAAACATGCTTTAGAAAATATAAGCCCAGCTATAATTTTAAGTAACTTTAATGAAACTACAGATGAAAGACTTTTAAAGTCTTTTTCTAGACGCCTAGGCTATTTACCTCAATGTTATGAAGCTGAAGTTATTATTAACAATTGGTTTAGCAAAGATGGTTTATTCGATAAGTTATATTCAAATAATCGAAACGATTTAGTATGGGTATTAATTGGGAATATTGCACCGATTTCAGTAAAAGAAGTTTTGAATTACATTGAACAATTAGCCAAACAACCTGATTTTTGTACTAGACATAACAAGCAATATATCGATATTACAAGACTCATCAGGTCAATTTCATATGAAGTACAGCATTTTGATCAATGTGCAAAATTACTCTGCAAATTCGCATTATCTGAAAATAAAGGAGAAAATAACAACTCCATTAGAGAAATTTTAAAATCATTATTTCAGCTTTACCTTTCAGGTACGCACGCAACAAAAGAGCAACGCCTAAATGTCATAAATGGCTTGATTAATACTGCCACCCAAACTCATCAAGAGCTCGCTTTAGAGCTTTTAGACTCATCTCTTGAAGCATCGCACTTTTCTTCTAGCTATAATTTCGATTTCGGTGCCAATTCAAGAGACTTTGGCTATACCCCAAAGACTAATCAAGATATTAAAGACTGGTATACTTTATTTATTAACTATACGGTTAAATTAATCACTAGCGGTTCATCAAGCTCAATACCAGCAAAAGAAATACTAGGAAAAAACCTGCGTAGCTTGTGGCGACAAAATAATTTAAGAGACTTAATTGAAAGCTCTTGTTTAAAAATAGTGAGTTCAGGAATGTGGAATGATGGCTTTTCTGCAATAAATTCAATCTTAAGATTTGATTGTAAATCTTCAGATGAAAACGAAATAGAAAGACTGAAATCGCTCGCTGAACAACTATCACCTAAATCTATAATTGATGATATAGAAATGTATGTTCTGGCTGACAAATGGGCGTTCTATGAGCTAGAGGAATTTGATGATGAAGGTAAATTAATTGAACATGGATATAAAAAAGGAGAGGAATACTCCCAAGAATTAGGTTTCAAATTAGCTGGTACTGATAGCGAGTTATTGGAAAGTTTATTAACCATTTTACTTTCATATGGCGGTACTAGTTCTAATTTATTCGAGTTTGGAACAGGATGTGCTCAGGGTATTCAGAACAATAATGAACTATTATATATAACAGTCGCAGCACTAGAACAGATTCCTGAAAAAAAGCGTAACCTCGACTTCTTGCGTGGCCAAATAAATTATCTTTCAAAGCATAATATCGAACTTACTAATACTTTCTTAGACAACCTAATAGTTAACCCAATACTAAAACAACACTTTATATGGGTTCAGCTAAGTTACACGATTAATTCCGAGGCTATTATTCGTATCCTTAAGGATTTAAAAGAAAATATATCTCCAATTTGGATGTACAAAAACTTAGCTTGTGGACGTAAGCACGAACCTATACCTGACGACATACTCTGTGATATTTTGGATTTGATTTGGCAGAAAAGTGATGGCCAAGAAGTAGCTATAGATTTATTATCCATGCGTTTTCATGGATTTAAAAATAAAAAAGACTATATAGTTTCTGATTTACTTAAGAGTAAGTCAGCTTCATTACTAGCATTATTCGATTACTCAAAGAAAAGAAACCACTTTAATAACAAAGATTATAGCTTTACTCAAATAGCAAACGTTTGCTTTTCAAACAATACTAACAAAGACCATGCTGTTTCAGTTTTTACTAATATCAAAAAACGTATTTTAGACCACACAATTGGTCGTATCGATCTTCCTGATTTCCTGTCTGCAATGATTCAGATGCATCCAATATTAGCTCTTGAAGTATTCATCGGTGATGGAAGTGAAGTTAGCCCTCTACTAAGAAATGCAATAAAAAGTAGATTCGACAAAAAAACAAGCCCATTTTCAACGGTTGAAACCCAAAGTACACTAGAATGGTGTGATAAAAACCCTGAAGATCGCTATCTCAAACTAGCATCAATTATTACCCCCGACCGCTCTACTGAACAATCCATAGAATGGACTCCGCTCGCTATCGAATTATTAAAAAACGCACCAGAGCCAATTAAGGTTCTTGATGAATATTCATCGAATCTTTACCCCACCTCATGGACAGGCTCTAGAGCACAAATCCTTGAATCAAAACTACCTTTGTTTGATGTATTAATAATACATATAAGAGATGAAGTATCAGCTTGGGCTACAGACAAGAAAACTCAATGGCAAGATTTAATAAAAAATGAGTATCTAAAAGAAAGTGAGCGGGAAAAAGAAACTAGTGAAAGGTTTGAATGGTAAATAAATGAAGCTATCTTTTCTTTAGACAAAAAAATAGACAAACATTAGTTTGTCTATTTTTTAATACCTTTGTCTATTTTTTTAATGCACCGCTACAACCAAAATTAGTCGTTATACGCTTCAATTGGTGGGCATGAGCAGAATAAGTTACGGTCGCCATACACATCATCGATGCGGTTTACTTTAGGCCAGAACTTGTCTTTCTTCACGTAAGGTGCAGGGTAAACCGCAGTTTCACGGTCATAAGCACGATCCCAGTTAGCGTCAACAATATCAGCCAGTGTGTGTGGTGCGTTATGTAGTGGGCTTTGTTCTGCAGTCCACTCACCCGATTCAACTTTAGCTATCTCAGCACGGATGCCTGTCATTGCTTCAATGAAGCGATCTAATTCAGCTTTAGATTCTGATTCAGTCGGCTCAATCATCAGCGTACCCGCAACTGGGAAGCTCATTGTTGGCGCGTGGAAACCATAATCCATTAGACGTTTAGCCACATCAGACTCGCTGATACCCGTTGCTTCTTTAAGTGGGCGTAAATCAATGATGCACTCGTGCGCAACACGATCATTACGGCCTTTATAAAGCACTGGGAACAGTGGGTCTAAGTTTTGAGCTAGGTAGTTAGCG from Moritella marina ATCC 15381 encodes the following:
- a CDS encoding heteromeric transposase endonuclease subunit TnsA — encoded protein: MKRRVDITHALRDRWIEIWKLENQRSPHWVSFIKSQDMKSSGSKSRTPDFAEPGQDRDLLSTNERHFFYRLRFSGELLWIKEQYPLLSLERSAAIAKQLGVRHPTYPYTANVQVVMTSDFYCRSIIGNKIVYSIKDSEAYKKLTKRQKANLEIKLKIEQVFWESQGVKWHLIMSEDIKTIFSQNLEQLFSFYSIDLKLTILLPRWLSSFESLIKDHDDISLSDLISELADQINLSYQDSVAIFEHCIWHKKIIADLNQLLRFEKSAAEFKLRVNAYG
- a CDS encoding esterase/lipase family protein, with amino-acid sequence MAKIKLLSDSKKLANKHVIFVHGLGGDSDKTWLSRSAQKEAWPLWLIEDNEELNIWSIGYSAPKLKLTDGGMGLIDLASNIFERIIVTKELLEGELIFICHSLGGLIVKQIVRIANEQVKNNLAQEFIGRVSGIAFLATPHLGSDIALMANQPISSLLIRGFTTLGPSAATASLSRNDPNLRALNTWYREWSHHSNIRHLVLIETKKLYGILKVVKPDSADPGFVGTRPVPIKADHEQICKPIDKDDDVYVHVSNFIAQKKRANHEVWLTSKFTSDVNSWEGYANWAKCPLGVSEEYLVDDKVRLIDSSSKNSEGLNGLEGLNALRKKLLVSNSSIRLVGLSGVGKTRFAQALFDDRIGENPIPIESVFYTDMANGPSPAPRELVEKLVSEGKKAQIVVDNCPPELHRVLTSASTADGSKVSLLTIEYDIREDQPEQTEVYSLEPSSIDLIEKIINARYNYLGQQNSRTISEFSGGNSRIAIALAETIDKDENISSLKDEELFKRLFHQRHDKEKSLEKTAQVLSLVYSFQINSDKIYSDDITFMSNLFEISPKEIYQAAIELKRRNLVQQRSIWMAVLPHPIANKLAKHALENISPAIILSNFNETTDERLLKSFSRRLGYLPQCYEAEVIINNWFSKDGLFDKLYSNNRNDLVWVLIGNIAPISVKEVLNYIEQLAKQPDFCTRHNKQYIDITRLIRSISYEVQHFDQCAKLLCKFALSENKGENNNSIREILKSLFQLYLSGTHATKEQRLNVINGLINTATQTHQELALELLDSSLEASHFSSSYNFDFGANSRDFGYTPKTNQDIKDWYTLFINYTVKLITSGSSSSIPAKEILGKNLRSLWRQNNLRDLIESSCLKIVSSGMWNDGFSAINSILRFDCKSSDENEIERLKSLAEQLSPKSIIDDIEMYVLADKWAFYELEEFDDEGKLIEHGYKKGEEYSQELGFKLAGTDSELLESLLTILLSYGGTSSNLFEFGTGCAQGIQNNNELLYITVAALEQIPEKKRNLDFLRGQINYLSKHNIELTNTFLDNLIVNPILKQHFIWVQLSYTINSEAIIRILKDLKENISPIWMYKNLACGRKHEPIPDDILCDILDLIWQKSDGQEVAIDLLSMRFHGFKNKKDYIVSDLLKSKSASLLALFDYSKKRNHFNNKDYSFTQIANVCFSNNTNKDHAVSVFTNIKKRILDHTIGRIDLPDFLSAMIQMHPILALEVFIGDGSEVSPLLRNAIKSRFDKKTSPFSTVETQSTLEWCDKNPEDRYLKLASIITPDRSTEQSIEWTPLAIELLKNAPEPIKVLDEYSSNLYPTSWTGSRAQILESKLPLFDVLIIHIRDEVSAWATDKKTQWQDLIKNEYLKESEREKETSERFEW